The following are from one region of the Syngnathus acus unplaced genomic scaffold, fSynAcu1.2, whole genome shotgun sequence genome:
- the LOC119119282 gene encoding uncharacterized protein LOC119119282: MRQTLAGACSLVQLQAIEEAAGTARLGREVPLPQVAAPLFENIKLTFPQPTDLAPTMFPYDVKMSPAQHYVTCVESWIETTGRHPALSPEAEVLFRTALVDGLPPDVKQQLMSDPDILVCAEARFKRHLLYHCRTFTESQAKVENETDALSKQLLKLQLAKMHGEAKQSKSQKKDLFEEIEGHMWDLTSSCILIGKEGVAAATELTPEQMQWFKMTEKGVPHISLALAPGHEARQLGSMVKHLLLQTDWRKTHIPNLYWSESQKAYQIKQPMVDSGLLEMMLVSRTHGRELTDHEDAEVMLAALPDTLWSQGPFDVGFCHSMAPIDLQMDETQPIKRPQYRWPSEADQGMEDTLCGLWDAGVLEVSCSEWNTPLRPVQKADGKTWRMAHDLRAVNDVTITPVLPVPDPHRILASLNPAYQWFTVIDLANAFFCLPLSPSVRHVFAFTYKGMKLQYTRMPQGFKNSPGLFNQVLKELLEPCQMPDGTLLLQYVDDLLIAAKDEQTCLEGTKKVLLWLGEKGFKVSRKKLQCCRQQVTFLGRVLTPSGLAMSPEHRSSILRHPRPATVQEMLSFLGLCGYSRHYIPCFADKTGVLRALIREQGARNLRACLVWTPEAAEVFVSLVQELASAAALATPDYTLPFHLDVSISGKVVNGALYQKMQHGRAVLMYCSVPLDNIEQRQPDCSRYAAGLAKVLLKTAHTVMGHPVYVLTDHAVSSFVASAAFTLTPLRQTRLLKILTAPNVNYVHSGVNMADQLLVGPHECASKVQTVAKVRPDLYSTPLGHGRVVFTDGCCWRDRMGSLHAAAAAVEWRDGSFQPLKVMKLNTHPSAQAAEVFALVLALRQCKGEAVTIYSDSAYAVSAALLDLVGWLQNGFTTARGSEIAHKDLMLHLFEALKYPSEVAIVKVPGHSKADTLVARGNRAADELAKQTAGYGGAEDMMVSRGPLIVDGEHPDSCLPLSLSHADLCAAQGATSPEQKSVWLAAKAVKRSDGLWVGPKGQPALPEGRLMSEVLTQAHTPSHVGPHAMMIHLRSWWHPKLSDVVWKFVADCESCQTFNARPTLKPKPGLFQPAPWPGAEVIIDFTDMNTRVNGKRFLLVLVDAYSGWPEAYPCSKEDSAAVIKALITHYIPTHGFPALIRSDNGTHFNNKALAKVESILGLKHRFGCVYHPQSQGRVERLNRTLKEKLAKIMAQTAMNWLQALPLALLSVRQSVNRSTGFAPFELMTGRLMPGPATTLVPPEDVPVPNLSHTAYWSYLSALVSSVSAQLGEKSAAAAAEEGVSVEKQLTPYVYVRVISRKWTDPRWKGPFRVLARTSHAAQLDFKGRRWYHYSQLRPAPEFVPSG, translated from the exons ATGCGTCAGACATTGGCAGGAGCATGCTCTCTAGTACAATTGCAGGCGATTGAGGAAGCAGCAGGCACAGCGAGACTGGGGAGGGAGGTGCCCTTGCCACAAGTAGCAGCGCCCctgtttgaaaacattaaattgaCTTTCCCACAACCCACCGATCTGGCCCCCACTATGTTTCCTTatgatgtgaaaatgtcaccagCACAGCATTATGTAACATGTGTGGAAAGTTGGATTGAAACTACAGGTCGTCATCCGGCTCTCTCGCCCGAGGCAGAGGTGCTCTTCCGGACGGCGCTAGTGGATGGACTTCCGCCAGACGTGAAGCAGCAGCTGATGTCAGACCCTGACATTCTGGTTTGTGCCGAAGCACGATTTAAACGTCATCTTTTGTATCACTGCAGAACGTTCACTGAGTCACAAGCTAAAGTTGAGAACGAGACAGACGCATTATCAAAACAGTTGCTGAAATTACAATTGGCAAAGATGCATGGTGAAGCTAAACAGTcaaaatcacagaaaaa GGATTTGTTTGAAGAAATTGAAGGGCACATGTGGGATTTAACTTCATCATGCATTTTGATTGGTAAAGAGGGAGTTGCAGCAGCTACTGAATTAACACCTGAACAAATGCAGTGgttcaaaatgacagaaaaagggGTACCACACATTTCGCTAGCTCTTGCCCCAGGTCATGAAGCCAGACAATTGGGCTCAATggtcaaacatttgttgctgCAAACCGACTGGCGGAAAACACACATCCCTAATTTGTATTGGTCAGAGTCTCAGAAAGCTTAccaaattaaacaacccaTGGTAGACTCAGGGCTGCTGGAGATGATGTTGGTATCTCGCACACATGGCAGGGAATTAACTGATCATGAGGACGCTGAAGTAATGCTCGCGGCCTTGCCCGACACCTTGTGGTCCCAAGGTCCATTTGATGTCGGGTTTTGTCACTCGATGGCCCCTATTGATCTCCAAATGGATGAGACGCAGCCTATCAAACGACCCCAATATCGTTGGCCGAGTGAGGCGGACCAAGGCATGGAAGACACTCTGTGCGGCCTCTGGGACGCAGGGGTGTTGGAAGTGTCATGCTCCGAATGGAACACCCCGTTAAGGCCAGTCCAAAAAGCAGATGGGAAAACATGGCGCATGGCACATGATTTGAGAGCAGTAAATGATGTCACTATAACTCCTGTTCTTCCCGTGCCAGACCCGCACCGAATCCTTGCATCATTGAACCCTGCCTATCAGTGGTTCACCGTAATTGATTTGGCTAATGCCTTCTTCTGCCTCCCGCTTTCCCCCTCAGTGCGGCACGTGTTCGCCTTCACTTACAAAGGGATGAAATTGCAATACACACGCATGCCGCAGGGATTCAAAAATTCGCCAGGATTGTTCAATCAGGTCCTCAAAGAACTCCTCGAACCATGCCAAATGCCGGATGGCACATTGTTGTTGCAATATGTCGATGATTTGTTGATTGCAGCAAAAGACGAGCAGACGTGTCTTGAAGGAACAAAGAAAGTGTTGTTGTGGTTAGGGGAGAAAGGGTTCAAGGTGTCAAGAAAGAAACTGCAATGCTGTCGCCAACAGGTCACTTTTCTGGGACGTGTGTTGACCCCTAGTGGCCTCGCCATGTCGCCTGAACATAGAAGCTCCATCCTCCGACACCCACGGCCCGCCACCGTCCAGGAGATGCTATCATTCCTGGGGTTGTGCGGCTACAGCAGACATTACATACCCTGTTTTGCTGACAAAACTGGTGTCCTACGGGCCCTGATCCGCGAACAGGGGGCGAGGAATCTCAGGGCTTGCCTGGTTTGGACACCGGAGGCTGCTGAGGTCTTTGTGTCACTGGTGCAGGAGCTGGCCTCTGCTGCGGCTTTGGCCACTCCTGACTACACTCTGCCCTTCCATCTAGATGTCTCTATTTCAGGGAAAGTTGTGAATGGAGCTCTGTACCAGAAAATGCAGCATGGACGTGCAGTGTTGATGTATTGCAGCGTCCCCTTGGACAACATTGAGCAACGACAACCCGATTGTTCCAGATATGCGGCTGGCCTGGCAAAGGTCTTACTCAAAACAGCCCACACGGTCATGGGGCATCCAGTTTATGTGTTAACTGATCATGCAGTGTCTTCATTTGTCGCATCGGCGGCGTTCACGTTGACTCCACTGCGACAAACACGGTTGTTGAAAATATTGACTGCCCCAAATGTCAACTATGTCCATTCCGGAGTGAACATGGCCGATCAATTGTTGGTGGGACCCCATGAGTGTGCATCAAAGGTCCAGACGGTGGCGAAAGTCCGACCTGACCTCTATTCCACTCCGCTCGGGCACGGTCGTGTGGTGTTCACAGATGGCTGCTGCTGGAGAGACAGGATGGGCTCCCTCCATGCGGCCGCGGCTGCGGTCGAGTGGAGGGATGGTTCCTTCCAGCCTCTTAAAGTGATGAAGCTCAACACCCACCCATCGGCCCAGGCGGCAGAAGTCTTTGCTCTGGTGTTAGCTTTACGACAATGCAAGGGGGAAGCCGTGACCATCTATTCTGACTCCGCTTATGCGGTGTCGGCGGCTTTACTCGATCTGGTGGGGTGGCTGCAGAATGGGTTCACGACGGCCAGGGGCTCGGAGATTGCGCACAAGGATTTgatgttgcatttgtttgagGCATTGAAGTACCCGAGCGAGGTGGCCATTGTCAAAGTGCCTGGTCACTCCAAAGCTGACACCTTAGTAGCTAGGGGGAATCGAGCGGCTGATGAATTGGCCAAGCAGACGGCCGGGTATGGCGGGGCAGAGGACATGATGGTGTCCCGCGGTCCACTAATTGTGGACGGGGAACACCCCGACTCCTGTTTGCCTCTGTCACTCTCGCATGCCGATCTGTGTGCCGCCCAGGGTGCCACGTCCCCGGAACAAAAATCGGTCTGGCTGGCAGCAAAGGCTGTCAAACGATCAGATGGCTTGTGGGTAGGACCCAAAGGACAGCCAGCTCTTCCGGAGGGAAGGCTGATGTCGGAGGTCCTGACACAGGCTCACACACCTTCCCATGTGGGTCCCCATGCCATGATGATCCATCTTCGAAGTTGGTGGCATCCCAAACTCTCAGATGTGGTCTGGAAATTCGTTGCGGATTGTGAGTCTTGTCAGACGTTCAATGCACGCCCTACGTTGAAGCCTAAGCCCGGCCTGTTTCAGCCGGCCCCATGGCCGGGGGCAGAGGTGATCATTGATTTCACAGACATGAATACAAGAGTGAATGGAAAACGCTTTTTGCTTGTGTTGGTTGACGCTTACTCGGGCTGGCCGGAGGCATATCCGTGCTCGAAGGAAGATTCTGCTGCGGTGATCAAGGCTTTGATCACCCATTACATCCCTACCCACGGTTTTCCGGCCTTGATCCGTTCTGACAATGGTACACACTTTAACAACAAAGCCTTGGCCAAGGTAGAATCAATTTTGGGGTTGAAGCATCGATTCGGGTGTGTCTACCATCCTCAGTCTCAAGGCCGCGTTGAACGACTTAACCGAACGCTAAAAGAGAAATTGGCCAAAATTATGGCTCAGACGGCAATGAATTGGCTACAAGCACTTCCGCTTGCTTTGCTGTCTGTGAGACAATCCGTTAACAGGAGCACTGGATTCGCACCGTTTGAGTTGATGACGGGCCGTCTAATGCCAGGACCAGCGACGACGCTCGTCCCACCAGAGGATGTTCCGGTACCTAATTTATCTCATACAGCATACTGGTCCTATTTGTCTGCTTTGGTGTCCAGTGTTTCTGCACAGCTTGGAGAAAAATCCGCTGCGGCTGCGGCGGAGGAAGGTGTGTCGGTGGAGAAACAGCTCACGCCGTACGTGTACGTCCGAGTCATCTCCAGGAAGTGGACGGACCCCCGGTGGAAGGGCCCCTTTCGTGTCTTGGCCAGGACGTCTCACGCGGCCCAACTCGACTTCAAAGGACGCCGGTGGTATCACTACTCACAACTCCGTCCGGCCCCAGAGTTTGTTCCGTCAGGATGA